Within the Benincasa hispida cultivar B227 unplaced genomic scaffold, ASM972705v1 Contig50_2, whole genome shotgun sequence genome, the region TTAAATATCTTTTCTTTAGATGGTCAATAAATATACCTTTTTTTAAAACCTAGTGGGACCCACTTTCATACCGGCCAGTCCAGTCCAGTCCACCTCCAGGCTGTGCCACCCTTTAACGGTCATGTTCCAGTCCAAAAGCTTTTCTGACCGTTACGAAATTCTCGTatctcattaattaattttttattattattaaaaatcaaaCGGTTCAAAATCACTATAATCTCATGCGTCCACGTGTACACTCAAGATCAATTGACAACTGTACCTTTATGGTGGACCCGACCTCGGAAGCCTAAGGCAACCCAGCTCGAATTCTTCacgcaaaagaaaaaaaccaacGGTCTCTTTTGGGCTTTGATTGGCTACAGTCATTATTACGACAGCCTTAAATTTCGGATACACATCCGCCGTTGATCACGGTGAAATCTCTGATTGATATTTGTAATCCGATCTAACGGCTGGCATGAATTTTAGCTTTGACTCCAAGGGTTTCACTGTGTTCTTTGTTCTATATATACTCCCTCTCTACTACTGGTTTCTTCTCAAACACTCACAACtcgttttctctctctctctctctctccctcttgatttcttcatttctctaaattcttcgtttcctttctttgaattttcgATTTCGTTTTCAGAAATGGCGATTAGAAGTTTTGTGGCCATGATTTTAGTTGCATTGTTGATTGGCTCAGCAATTGCTCAATCTCCGGGGGCATCTCCGTCTCCGAGCAAATCACCGTCGAAGGCTCCATCGGCGTCTCCGTCTGTGAAGTCGCCGAAATCCTCTCCCGCGGCCGCGCCTACTCCGTCTTCTTTGAAATCTCCACCATCTCCTCCTTCTACATCGCCGGCTACTTCTCCATCTCCAGTGACTTCTCCGGCTACTTCTCCTTCCTTGATCTCCTCGCCACCCGCTGACGCTCCTGCTCCGTCAGGTAACGGCGCCGCTTCGATCTCCTTCTCGGTGTTCGGATCTGTGGCCGTTGTTCTATACACCGTTGTTTTGTTGATCTGAGAGGAGTTGGATTTGATTTGTTTGTCTATTGAGTGATTTATTGTAGCATTTTACTGAGTACATTTTATCTTGATTttgtaccttttttttttttttttttttaattcttcattatcggatttaatttgttttattgttTCTAGCTATGGGGATGAGAGCTCTTCTGTATCTGATTCTcatcatatattaatttatagtctcatatattaatttatagtcacatttttaaatttctctcttttttctttttttctttttctttctttttttttttaatttttaatttttacgtTTTAAATATAAACAAGGATAATAACACTGtcgtgaatattttttttttcaagaccAAATCTtacaaaaatattaacaaaatagaaagaaagtAAAACTTACGAATAAATTGAGAAATACAATTTATGGAATTTTCAGATTAGAAGTGAAATATTAtggatatttaatttcaattgagGATTAAATTTAGACATGGAAATTTTCAACGCCAcatcaacatttatttataatcatggtaaagaaatttgaaagacaaaagagttttcattttaataTGTCTTTTTAATgtgtttgttttaaatttggaatattagattttctaaagataaaattttgaaaatttggtcAACTTATTAAAAAGTTGGaagaattcatttttttaaactataatgAAGGGGTAggttaaaaaataatgtatttttttttaaaagtaatgataaaaataaagtatataggaaataaattataaaaataaagtgGAGCgaaaaagtattgacaaaaatagggtagtaAAATTGTGTACACGATTTTTTTATGTCAACTGCTAACAAACTCGTGGACCCCATCCACGAGTTCCATATTTTTACCCCATCCACCAGTTCCATATTTTTACGctaaacaaatctccaaaaatttgattcaatctttattaaaaaaatttccaaaaatacaagaaacactacaaaaaataaaagaagttggggaaatgtgaaaaaaatatatttagccTTAATTCGTGGctataaatttgattcaatttttatttcaccTTTAAGCCTTTAAGAATTCTGAATTTCACAATTAAAGTTCTccgaaaattaaaaaaaaaacactaaaaaataaaagaagaagatggaaaaataaaagaagaagacagggaaaatgtgaaaaaaaatagatttaacctTAATTCGTggttagaaatttgattcaatttttattttagtgtaggtctttgaaaatttgaatttcacagtTAAAAGATTCTCAAAAAAAATTTAGCTTTAATTCGTGGTTGGCCTTAAATAATATACGGGTATACGATTTAGCATGGATGGGATATATGTGCTGACTCAAAACTCATGGACCCATCCATGATTTCACAAAAGTTTCAAACCAATcctattttaatattaaaataacattatttttttaaaaaatttcataatgAACCTCTTCATCATTTATATGAGTTATTAAATGAaaagtgatatatatatatatataaccgaACGAATAGgccgaagaagaagaaacctgatgtccaaattttgaaaagtgtaAAGGTTTATATATGGTTAGATTGCACATTAGAATTTAGTCCtatatttagaatttaattCTTATGATAGATAAAATGTCCATATAAAATTTTCGTAAATTCttattatttgattaaatatcataaataattcttataatttgataaaattctcgTAAAAAATCTTTTGagtaaattctaatttttaaaatcgtAGAGagtaaattctaattaattttttttttttttaattagcagataaaaatttgaatgttcatatgttgaatgtaaaagaacaaaaaaaaatcttagtcCTTTTTTGAGGTAAGAAGTAtttgttttttagaattaaaaatcgCATTGGGGAAGaatattacaaataaatacATGTAATGAATTCAAGAGAATAAAGCAAATAGGTTTTTACCCTCGTGGCATTTTCCTAGGTAAAAAGTTCGTCGAGTAATAAGTTaagaatagtaaaaaaaaacaaaaaaaaaaaaaaaaaaaaaaaaaaaaaaaaaaaaaaaaaaaaaaataacattttaatttttttgttttcttgtgtTTTATCTAAGTTGAGTATATTGATATGTATAATTATCTATTGCATATTtctaatcaattttgatttaaatttgtcttatattataatggatacaataaaattatcaaattttgGAGTAGCACTTGGTTCTAGAGAGGAATGCTTAATGCCCATTTAGATTGACGTAAGAAGAAAGGATTTTTcaaaatacacatttttatttaaacattttttttatcaaaattatttaaaatatatttcaaaattattttgtagCTTTTGAATAGTTGTCAAACAccttaattttttctaaaataacttgttttttaaattaaacacttgaaaatgtattccaaacacactagttagttaaaatataaatatatacgcAACCATAGTgtgattttcttaaaaa harbors:
- the LOC120069592 gene encoding classical arabinogalactan protein 1 encodes the protein MAIRSFVAMILVALLIGSAIAQSPGASPSPSKSPSKAPSASPSVKSPKSSPAAAPTPSSLKSPPSPPSTSPATSPSPVTSPATSPSLISSPPADAPAPSGNGAASISFSVFGSVAVVLYTVVLLI